A genomic window from Methanobrevibacter sp. TLL-48-HuF1 includes:
- a CDS encoding SIS domain-containing protein translates to MNYKMYDEMMEQPDSLRKTFASEMSKMDSVSEAVSKADKIYLIGCGSSISTCYSVRDALRMSCDMSVEVFTGYEFYYNKKLINGENSVAIFTSQSGETADTLASLKRANEYGIQTVSISNEPDSSMIKEAKTPIITQCERETAILGTKTYVTQLACLYQILFKGSDYDKADELLGDLKHIPDIIEELLKTTEEDNKKLAEEFKDEDIFYCLGSGPNFGLSFKLAMTMLMEGAIKHACPVYSAEFRHGLIERAEKDVPIIFLRSGFESDEITDKAIEFSKNLELKSIVYNLEDYADINPLLSPLIFVVPLEWFVYYLAHFNGEDPGATRHIGKVRY, encoded by the coding sequence ATGAACTATAAAATGTATGATGAAATGATGGAGCAACCTGATTCACTTAGAAAGACATTTGCAAGTGAAATGTCTAAAATGGACAGTGTTTCAGAAGCTGTATCAAAAGCAGATAAAATTTATTTAATTGGTTGTGGTAGTTCTATTTCTACATGTTATAGTGTTAGGGATGCATTAAGAATGTCCTGTGACATGAGTGTAGAAGTATTTACCGGCTATGAGTTTTATTACAATAAAAAATTAATCAACGGGGAAAATTCAGTAGCTATTTTCACATCACAATCCGGTGAAACTGCAGATACTTTGGCATCTCTTAAAAGAGCTAATGAATATGGAATTCAGACTGTTTCAATTTCTAATGAACCTGATAGTTCAATGATAAAAGAAGCTAAAACTCCAATTATAACACAATGTGAAAGGGAAACAGCAATTCTTGGAACTAAAACATATGTAACTCAATTGGCTTGTCTTTATCAGATTTTATTTAAAGGGTCTGATTATGATAAGGCAGATGAACTGTTAGGTGATTTGAAACATATTCCGGATATTATTGAAGAATTATTAAAAACAACTGAAGAAGATAATAAAAAATTAGCTGAAGAGTTTAAAGATGAAGATATCTTTTACTGTTTAGGCAGCGGACCTAACTTCGGCCTTTCATTTAAATTAGCTATGACTATGCTTATGGAAGGAGCAATTAAACATGCCTGTCCTGTTTACTCTGCGGAATTTAGGCATGGTTTAATAGAACGTGCAGAAAAAGATGTTCCAATTATTTTCCTGCGTTCAGGTTTTGAATCAGATGAAATAACTGACAAAGCTATTGAATTTTCTAAAAATTTAGAATTGAAGTCTATTGTTTATAATTTGGAAGATTATGCAGATATCAATCCGTTATTATCTCCATTAATATTTGTAGTTCCTTTAGAATGGTTTGTTTATTATTTGGCACATTTTAATGGTGAAGACCCTGGTGCTACAAGACATATCGGAAAAGTCAGATATTAA
- a CDS encoding Hsp20/alpha crystallin family protein gives MVEKDIIETKISEGKEKAEEKIDEHKEKAEEKINYRKEKLNEKREQTKNMAGKMTEDLSKGFDDLQEGIKSIQKIIDQKIDDYKKATIHSLDVDLIETEEKYYLKVDVPGIEKEEIDIEAGDKDISIVATFKPYTEEIEEEDKTVLISDIKQGKCSKSIRFSNNIEIDKISAKFNNGTVLITIPKLKTPKNKINVE, from the coding sequence ATGGTAGAGAAAGATATAATCGAAACCAAAATTAGCGAAGGCAAAGAAAAAGCTGAAGAAAAAATTGACGAACACAAAGAAAAGGCTGAAGAAAAAATCAATTACCGCAAGGAAAAATTAAACGAAAAAAGGGAACAGACAAAAAATATGGCTGGAAAAATGACAGAAGATTTATCCAAAGGCTTTGATGATCTTCAAGAAGGTATTAAATCAATTCAAAAAATAATTGATCAGAAAATTGATGATTATAAAAAAGCAACCATCCACAGCTTAGACGTTGATTTAATAGAAACTGAAGAAAAATACTACTTGAAAGTAGATGTTCCAGGTATTGAAAAAGAAGAAATTGATATTGAAGCTGGAGACAAAGACATCTCAATTGTAGCTACTTTCAAACCGTATACTGAAGAAATTGAAGAAGAAGATAAAACTGTTTTAATTTCAGATATAAAACAAGGAAAATGCAGCAAAAGCATCAGATTCAGCAACAATATTGAAATTGATAAAATCAGTGCAAAATTCAATAACGGAACAGTTTTAATAACTATTCCTAAATTAAAAACACCAAAAAATAAAATTAATGTAGAATAA
- a CDS encoding NOG1 family protein encodes MMIPTIPTPDELLDKGFSRGKKQADLMRTQKIPKHLKGKRIEERRVITSCQVIKDKLKSILDSVPDIEDLPPFYQDYIDITVGVDDMKQALGGLNWAYGILTQLEKEYGSKIRKNPSEKATTLQKQAYGRIASVVNKIKKDLDFLDFAKANLRNMPTIDFNATTIVIAGFPNVGKSTLLNQISGADPQIANYPFTTKGIQIGHVERHWKSIQIIDTPGLLDRPVLEMNDIELNAIVALEHLADAILFIFDASETCGFGLESQYNLLKQIEKIFDNIPVIYLFNKMDLIEDTSYVEQYVDELDNSIFISAIEGEGIDKINKVLDSVKKIERNEEEEY; translated from the coding sequence ATGATGATACCTACAATACCTACTCCTGATGAATTACTTGACAAAGGATTTAGCAGAGGGAAAAAACAGGCAGATTTAATGAGAACACAGAAAATACCTAAACATCTGAAAGGAAAAAGAATTGAAGAAAGAAGAGTTATAACTTCTTGTCAGGTAATCAAAGACAAATTAAAATCCATTTTAGATAGTGTTCCAGATATAGAAGACCTTCCCCCATTCTATCAGGATTACATTGACATTACTGTTGGTGTAGATGATATGAAACAGGCTCTTGGAGGGCTTAACTGGGCTTATGGTATTTTAACACAACTTGAAAAAGAATATGGGAGCAAAATCAGAAAAAATCCATCAGAAAAAGCAACTACCCTTCAAAAACAAGCATATGGTAGAATTGCATCTGTTGTAAACAAAATCAAAAAGGATTTGGATTTCCTTGATTTTGCAAAAGCTAACTTAAGAAATATGCCTACAATTGACTTCAATGCAACAACAATTGTAATAGCAGGATTTCCAAATGTTGGAAAATCCACACTTCTTAACCAGATATCTGGAGCAGACCCCCAAATAGCCAACTATCCTTTTACAACTAAAGGTATTCAAATAGGACATGTGGAAAGACATTGGAAAAGTATTCAAATTATTGACACTCCAGGACTTTTAGACAGACCGGTTTTAGAAATGAATGATATTGAATTAAATGCAATAGTGGCTTTGGAACATTTGGCGGATGCTATTTTATTTATTTTCGATGCATCTGAAACCTGCGGATTTGGTCTGGAAAGTCAGTACAATTTATTAAAACAGATTGAAAAAATATTTGACAACATTCCTGTAATCTACCTATTTAATAAAATGGATCTTATTGAAGACACCAGCTATGTGGAACAGTATGTTGATGAATTAGATAACTCTATTTTCATATCAGCTATTGAGGGAGAAGGTATTGATAAAATAAATAAAGTTTTAGACTCTGTTAAAAAAATAGAAAGAAATGAAGAAGAGGAATATTAA
- a CDS encoding UvrD-helicase domain-containing protein, whose amino-acid sequence MKEYYQIENLPIELKNELKDNASFFDNFEGKSLDEQQRIACILNDCDLEIIAGAGTGKTHTLLAKAEYLIEKKNISPDDILFLSFSKSCVEELIEKLNYDVPTSTIHSFGLSLINEYRDKEVYDGRGFKKIFEKYLKTASDKQIDDITTYCENNLNSHDMIKLIELDREIEKFNHLISKSNISSRIKSFIDLFKGKGYVASDFKKIKSKCKHDFETNNGGYYTNKNYLNNMAFIQIVKSVFRFYEGYLFRNHLIDFNDMINKAIELIEKEGIFNNFKYIFVDEYQDISYKNFQFIKTLKQACNAHLVVVGDDWQSIYGFRDSDITLFNDFCDYFPNANRVFIEKTYRNPQELIDIAGNFIMKNESQFKKSLKSDKSIEKPVKIIFDSDSDSIYNLIYNLSKDNEKVFILGRYNGDIDKFIFDTDLVKKSKGSYKQITNDYESIKNVEYRTIHKAKGLEADYVVLINVFNRDWGFPNKFYPPYFVNLIQDWDYDKKLEEERRLFYVAITRAKKGVYIFTEDYNQSEYIDELIDENNLELIYSDDFNRFKEFDSVEEEDVKANLIDLSDFDNSKGIEIKANQKDFGNKLLKSRKYDEAEDFYKKLITNMYFLNDYYPYRKLVEVYYKKRDNLNVINTVEEFFKSGRFCNESQVLWFESKYKKACKYSGHSFSNFDVCLDYFNEHGRKNKDKQNEPVPIAARIQSGGRKVKIISQEAHNIKSEYHELSLKYKSARSSKKALYFFEQLWDRKEFTKNLTAYKRLCSLYYDTQQYEKVIEVAKEYFNSDARKTKSSPAWFNKKIAEASKKLDKSPVNESSDYIKTTNLSNDELLFKYADLYEKGLLTKYEFDRKKKELLFNDD is encoded by the coding sequence TTGAAAGAATATTATCAAATTGAAAATTTGCCAATTGAATTAAAAAATGAACTTAAAGATAATGCTTCTTTTTTTGATAATTTTGAGGGCAAATCATTAGACGAACAACAAAGAATTGCCTGTATTTTGAATGATTGTGATTTGGAAATTATTGCAGGTGCAGGAACTGGTAAAACTCATACATTACTTGCTAAAGCAGAATATTTGATTGAAAAGAAAAATATTTCTCCTGATGATATTTTATTTTTATCATTTTCAAAATCTTGTGTAGAAGAATTAATTGAAAAATTAAATTATGATGTTCCTACAAGTACAATTCATTCTTTTGGGCTGTCGTTAATCAATGAGTACAGGGATAAAGAAGTATATGATGGTAGAGGTTTTAAAAAGATTTTTGAGAAGTATTTAAAAACAGCATCAGATAAACAAATAGATGATATAACAACTTACTGTGAAAATAATCTTAACTCTCACGATATGATTAAATTAATAGAGTTGGATCGGGAAATTGAAAAATTTAATCATTTAATTTCAAAATCGAATATTTCTTCAAGAATTAAAAGTTTCATTGATTTATTTAAAGGTAAAGGATATGTTGCTTCTGATTTTAAAAAGATTAAATCTAAATGTAAACATGACTTTGAAACTAATAATGGCGGATATTATACAAATAAAAATTATTTAAATAACATGGCTTTTATTCAGATAGTTAAATCAGTCTTTAGGTTTTATGAGGGTTACCTTTTTAGAAATCATTTAATTGACTTTAATGACATGATTAACAAAGCAATTGAATTGATTGAAAAGGAAGGAATATTCAATAATTTTAAATATATTTTTGTTGATGAATATCAGGATATCTCTTATAAAAATTTTCAGTTTATAAAAACTCTCAAACAAGCTTGTAATGCTCATTTGGTTGTTGTTGGGGATGATTGGCAATCTATTTATGGTTTCAGAGATAGTGATATTACTCTGTTTAATGATTTTTGTGATTATTTCCCAAATGCAAATAGGGTTTTCATTGAAAAAACTTACAGAAATCCTCAGGAATTAATTGACATTGCAGGTAATTTTATAATGAAAAATGAGTCACAATTTAAAAAATCATTAAAATCAGATAAATCTATTGAAAAACCTGTAAAAATAATTTTTGATAGTGATTCAGATTCAATTTATAATCTCATTTATAATTTATCAAAAGATAATGAAAAGGTATTCATTTTAGGCAGGTATAATGGGGATATTGATAAGTTTATATTTGATACTGACTTAGTTAAAAAATCAAAAGGTAGTTATAAACAAATAACAAATGATTATGAAAGTATAAAGAATGTGGAATATCGTACAATTCATAAAGCAAAAGGTCTTGAAGCAGATTATGTAGTTTTAATCAATGTTTTTAATAGGGATTGGGGATTTCCTAATAAATTTTATCCACCATATTTCGTGAATTTAATACAGGATTGGGATTATGATAAAAAATTGGAAGAAGAACGTAGATTGTTTTATGTTGCTATTACTCGTGCTAAAAAAGGAGTTTATATATTTACAGAAGATTATAATCAGTCTGAATATATTGATGAATTAATAGATGAAAATAATTTAGAATTAATTTATAGTGATGATTTTAACCGATTTAAGGAATTTGATAGTGTAGAGGAGGAAGATGTTAAAGCTAATTTAATTGATTTAAGCGATTTTGATAATTCTAAAGGTATTGAAATTAAAGCTAATCAGAAGGATTTTGGAAATAAGCTCCTTAAATCAAGAAAGTATGATGAAGCAGAAGATTTTTATAAAAAATTAATAACTAATATGTATTTTTTAAATGATTATTATCCGTATAGAAAATTAGTTGAAGTATATTATAAGAAAAGAGATAATTTGAATGTTATAAACACAGTTGAAGAATTTTTTAAAAGTGGACGATTTTGTAATGAATCACAGGTATTGTGGTTTGAATCAAAATATAAAAAAGCATGTAAGTACTCTGGTCATAGTTTTTCTAATTTTGACGTATGTTTGGATTATTTTAATGAACATGGCCGTAAAAATAAAGACAAACAAAATGAACCTGTTCCAATTGCAGCAAGAATTCAAAGTGGTGGAAGAAAGGTAAAAATTATTTCTCAGGAGGCACATAATATAAAATCTGAATATCATGAGTTAAGCCTTAAATATAAATCTGCCAGATCTAGTAAAAAAGCATTATATTTTTTCGAGCAGTTATGGGATAGAAAAGAGTTTACAAAAAATTTAACTGCATATAAAAGATTATGTTCATTATATTATGATACACAACAATATGAAAAAGTAATAGAAGTTGCAAAGGAATATTTTAATAGTGATGCCCGTAAAACTAAATCAAGTCCTGCTTGGTTTAATAAAAAAATTGCAGAAGCTAGTAAAAAATTAGATAAATCTCCAGTAAACGAATCATCGGATTATATTAAAACAACTAACTTATCAAATGATGAATTATTATTTAAATATGCTGATTTATATGAAAAAGGATTATTAACTAAATATGAATTTGATAGAAAGAAAAAGGAATTATTATTTAATGATGATTGA
- a CDS encoding TIGR00296 family protein — protein MISQEHGEYLLNIAKKAVKTYLETGEQILVPEDCPEELKEKLGVFVTLNKNNQLRGCIGYPEPIESAIQATISVAIAAASEDPRFPQVIPEEYGNLEFEVTVLTKPQLMEIAHPSEYLNNIKIGKDGLMIKKGYSKGLLLPQVATENNFDVETFLEHTCMKAGISADSYLDESCDVYTFQGQIFK, from the coding sequence ATGATAAGCCAAGAACATGGAGAATATTTGTTAAATATAGCTAAAAAAGCGGTAAAAACTTATCTTGAAACCGGCGAACAAATTCTTGTTCCTGAAGACTGTCCTGAAGAACTTAAAGAAAAATTAGGTGTTTTTGTAACTTTAAACAAAAATAATCAGTTAAGAGGATGTATCGGATATCCTGAACCTATTGAAAGTGCAATTCAGGCAACAATCAGTGTAGCAATTGCAGCAGCATCTGAGGACCCGAGATTTCCTCAGGTAATTCCTGAAGAATACGGTAATCTGGAATTTGAGGTTACAGTTTTAACAAAACCCCAATTAATGGAAATTGCACATCCAAGTGAATATCTAAACAATATCAAAATCGGCAAAGACGGATTAATGATTAAAAAAGGATATTCAAAAGGATTGCTGCTTCCTCAAGTAGCAACTGAAAATAACTTTGATGTAGAAACTTTTTTAGAACATACATGTATGAAAGCAGGAATTAGTGCAGACAGCTATTTAGATGAAAGCTGTGATGTATACACATTTCAGGGACAAATATTTAAATAA
- a CDS encoding TldD/PmbA family protein: protein MNENLDLFEKVINKTIPKVDYVDIRGGNGNNTSIIMKDGEVQEINTGNSLGIRIRVLNNGAWGFAYTNDLSKLDEIAQTSIKISNSLKGDESLSKADIIQDKVSTDVKIPFSDVSIEEKKEIMSEASKAASLKEVTSTTVSYSDSQSQEVILSSEGTNIEMNTNRVAMFLNAAASDGTMMQIGHNSIGGVKGFEAISDEDIEAFGRKIGEKAVRLLKAESAPSGRFPIIADPNLTGVFVHEALGHAVEGDLILQNDSILKDKLGSKIGSDIVNIYDDASLKDGFGYYPYDVEGVKTKPNQLVKDGKLISLLNSRETASKLNMESSGNARSIIADKPIVRMSNTYLKPGEMSFEELIEDIPDGIYLKGSRGGQVDTGKGIFQFNAAEGFKIENGEITTPLRDVSLSGNILETLKNVDAIGNDFELSVGFCGKDGQTAPVGDGGPHTRILNALVGGSS from the coding sequence ATGAATGAAAATCTTGATTTATTTGAAAAAGTCATTAACAAAACCATTCCCAAAGTAGATTATGTGGATATCAGAGGTGGAAACGGAAATAACACCTCCATAATCATGAAAGACGGAGAAGTACAGGAAATCAACACAGGAAACTCATTAGGCATAAGAATAAGAGTTTTAAATAATGGTGCATGGGGATTTGCTTATACAAATGATTTATCAAAATTAGATGAAATAGCACAAACCTCTATAAAGATATCAAACTCCCTTAAAGGAGATGAATCATTGTCTAAAGCAGATATAATTCAGGATAAAGTATCTACTGATGTTAAAATACCCTTCAGTGATGTTTCAATAGAAGAAAAAAAAGAAATAATGTCTGAAGCCAGCAAAGCTGCCAGTTTAAAAGAAGTAACCAGCACTACTGTTTCCTATTCCGATTCACAAAGCCAGGAAGTTATCTTAAGCAGTGAAGGTACAAACATTGAAATGAACACAAATAGGGTTGCAATGTTTTTAAATGCTGCTGCAAGTGACGGAACCATGATGCAAATCGGACACAACAGTATTGGTGGAGTAAAAGGCTTTGAAGCTATAAGTGACGAAGACATTGAAGCTTTTGGAAGAAAAATAGGTGAAAAGGCTGTAAGATTATTGAAAGCTGAAAGCGCACCTTCAGGAAGATTCCCAATTATTGCTGACCCTAATTTAACCGGAGTATTTGTTCACGAAGCATTAGGTCATGCAGTAGAAGGGGATCTGATTTTGCAAAATGATTCAATTCTTAAAGATAAATTAGGAAGCAAAATAGGTTCAGACATAGTCAATATCTACGATGATGCAAGCTTAAAAGACGGATTCGGATATTATCCTTATGATGTAGAAGGAGTTAAAACCAAACCTAATCAGCTAGTAAAAGACGGTAAATTAATATCTCTTTTAAATTCAAGAGAAACCGCATCAAAATTAAATATGGAATCTTCCGGAAATGCAAGATCAATAATAGCTGACAAACCAATTGTAAGAATGAGTAACACTTACTTAAAACCTGGAGAGATGTCTTTTGAAGAGCTGATAGAAGATATTCCTGACGGAATTTATCTTAAAGGCTCAAGAGGCGGACAAGTTGATACCGGAAAAGGAATATTCCAGTTCAATGCTGCAGAAGGATTTAAAATAGAAAACGGAGAAATAACCACTCCGTTAAGAGACGTTTCATTATCAGGAAATATATTAGAAACCCTAAAAAATGTTGACGCTATCGGCAATGACTTTGAACTAAGTGTTGGATTCTGTGGAAAAGACGGTCAGACTGCACCGGTAGGTGACGGCGGACCACATACAAGAATTTTAAATGCTTTAGTTGGCGGAAGTAGCTAA
- a CDS encoding GMC family oxidoreductase N-terminal domain-containing protein — MVIIVGSGAGGAILAMELAKSNVPVTIIEKGKYIDSKDAFNYYDKYNDSVDLLTATCVGGSTMVSMANMVRALDEELYDYGIDLSEEYDYVENLIKVHGLDDTHIGKGTQLFLDAAEELGLNPIKMPKAIYEEKCIQCGQCAFGCLVDAKWTGKHFVDIAIENGAEFIDEAEITGLITEDNRIKGVKFIKNGKEEILHSDTVVLSAGAIGSALILRKIGIDAGRELFFDPFVSVGGVIKDINFNTEVQMAGLVAGKNFVLSPHYSSFIPSKIGGDVEPKDILSIMVKTSDECKGYITDGGDVVKINTINDIRYLAEGAAAAGFILEKAGVNPATIASTVYRGAHPGGSAAIGKFVDSNLETEIKGLFVDDASVLPISPGKPPILTILALSKRLADYLIG, encoded by the coding sequence ATGGTAATAATTGTAGGTTCTGGAGCAGGAGGAGCAATATTAGCAATGGAATTAGCTAAATCTAATGTGCCAGTAACCATAATCGAAAAAGGAAAATATATTGACTCTAAAGATGCTTTTAATTATTATGATAAATACAATGACAGTGTTGATTTGCTTACAGCTACATGTGTTGGAGGTTCAACAATGGTTTCAATGGCTAATATGGTTAGGGCATTAGATGAGGAGTTATATGATTATGGAATTGATCTTTCAGAAGAATATGATTATGTTGAAAATCTGATTAAGGTTCATGGTTTGGATGACACTCATATAGGCAAAGGAACACAATTATTTTTGGATGCAGCTGAAGAGCTGGGTTTAAATCCGATTAAAATGCCGAAAGCGATTTATGAAGAAAAATGTATTCAGTGCGGTCAGTGTGCATTTGGATGTCTTGTTGATGCAAAATGGACAGGAAAACACTTTGTTGACATAGCTATTGAAAATGGTGCAGAATTCATTGATGAAGCTGAAATCACTGGCTTGATAACTGAAGATAATCGGATAAAAGGAGTCAAATTTATTAAAAATGGAAAAGAGGAAATATTGCACTCTGATACAGTGGTATTGTCTGCCGGAGCTATTGGTTCTGCTTTAATTTTAAGGAAAATAGGGATTGATGCCGGAAGAGAACTGTTCTTTGATCCCTTTGTTTCAGTAGGAGGAGTTATAAAAGACATTAACTTCAACACTGAAGTTCAGATGGCAGGTCTTGTTGCTGGCAAAAACTTTGTTCTGTCACCTCATTACTCATCATTCATTCCGTCTAAAATAGGGGGGGATGTTGAACCTAAAGATATATTGAGTATCATGGTTAAAACATCTGATGAATGCAAAGGATACATAACTGATGGCGGGGATGTTGTTAAAATAAACACTATTAATGATATTAGGTATTTGGCTGAAGGTGCAGCTGCTGCAGGTTTTATTCTGGAAAAAGCAGGTGTTAATCCAGCTACAATAGCTTCTACAGTTTACAGGGGAGCACATCCTGGCGGCAGTGCAGCTATTGGAAAATTTGTAGACAGCAATCTGGAAACTGAAATTAAAGGTTTGTTTGTTGATGATGCAAGTGTGTTACCAATTTCTCCAGGAAAACCTCCGATTTTAACTATTCTGGCATTATCTAAAAGATTGGCAGATTATTTAATTGGCTGA
- the pyrI gene encoding aspartate carbamoyltransferase regulatory subunit — translation MSVDKKSELKIRAIENGTVIDHITANKSLHILKILGLPDSETKNVTVAMNVSSKEIGRKDIVKIENRELNHEELDQIALIAPKASVNIIRDYKPVKKDKIILPDTVTGIIKCTNSKCITNYANEPITPKFNVINNHPPVVRCHYCEKLIKTEDIEKQFE, via the coding sequence ATGAGCGTTGATAAAAAATCTGAATTAAAAATCAGAGCTATTGAAAATGGTACAGTAATTGACCATATTACTGCAAATAAGTCATTGCATATCCTTAAAATACTAGGGCTTCCAGACAGTGAAACTAAAAATGTTACAGTAGCTATGAATGTTTCTTCAAAAGAAATTGGTCGAAAAGACATAGTGAAAATTGAAAACAGAGAATTGAACCATGAAGAACTTGACCAAATTGCATTAATTGCACCTAAAGCCAGTGTTAACATTATCAGAGACTACAAACCAGTAAAAAAAGATAAAATTATACTGCCTGATACAGTTACAGGAATTATCAAATGTACCAACTCCAAATGCATAACCAATTATGCAAATGAACCGATAACTCCTAAATTTAATGTTATAAACAACCATCCGCCAGTTGTCAGATGCCATTACTGTGAAAAATTAATTAAAACAGAAGATATCGAAAAACAATTCGAATAG
- a CDS encoding flavodoxin, which yields MKTLIIYYSQHGSTEVVARTLAKELRTDILEVTDLKNRSGFKNKLTSCIDSIKETKTEIAPSEVDLTEYNSIYIGTPTWAGKPTPAIITLIDRCNLRGKDLYLFATMTGRGGQATVDRMAEKVKARGARVIETFTLNTKDKDIETLINDTEVIIDILDLKMYSG from the coding sequence ATGAAAACTTTGATAATTTATTATTCCCAACATGGAAGTACAGAAGTTGTAGCTAGAACACTTGCAAAAGAGTTAAGAACTGATATACTTGAAGTTACTGATTTGAAAAATAGAAGTGGATTTAAAAATAAACTAACTTCCTGTATTGACTCAATTAAAGAAACAAAAACTGAAATAGCTCCTTCTGAAGTGGATTTAACAGAATATAATTCAATCTACATCGGAACTCCAACTTGGGCAGGAAAACCAACACCTGCAATTATAACATTAATTGACAGATGCAATTTAAGAGGAAAAGACCTATACCTCTTTGCAACAATGACTGGCAGAGGGGGACAGGCTACAGTAGACAGAATGGCTGAAAAAGTAAAAGCTCGTGGAGCCAGAGTTATTGAGACATTTACATTAAACACAAAGGATAAAGATATTGAAACTTTAATCAATGATACTGAAGTAATTATTGACATATTAGACTTAAAAATGTACAGTGGGTAA
- the argC gene encoding N-acetyl-gamma-glutamyl-phosphate reductase: MYNVAIVGASGYTGGELLRMLLNHSEVEVNDITSRKYDGTPAHKIHPHIRDSGLVFKNKQPGELDADIIFTATPHGASMKIVPDLLETGVKVIDLSGDYRYRDTKVYEKWYGLEHTSDIKGVYGLPEIYRDEIKKADLVGNPGCFPTGAILSSYPLVDNDLVDRIVIDSKTGVSGAGVNPSSTTHYPNIADNVNPYKISSHRHVSEIQQELHGFEDVKVSFTPHLVPVIRGIQTTSHSFLKEEHSDITPDELRKFYEKTYGKEYFIKLMDEGEIPHLSSVRGSNFVHIGGFEIDDTGRVVMLSCIDNLVRGASGQAIQNMNIMLGLDETAGLKYFGLNP; the protein is encoded by the coding sequence ATGTATAATGTAGCAATAGTAGGAGCAAGCGGATATACTGGTGGAGAACTTCTTAGAATGTTATTAAATCATAGCGAAGTAGAAGTAAATGATATTACTTCAAGAAAATATGATGGAACACCTGCACATAAAATACACCCGCACATAAGAGATTCCGGATTAGTTTTCAAAAATAAACAGCCAGGTGAATTGGATGCAGATATAATATTTACAGCCACCCCTCACGGAGCATCAATGAAAATAGTTCCGGACTTGCTTGAAACCGGAGTTAAAGTTATTGACTTAAGCGGAGATTACAGATACCGTGACACCAAAGTTTATGAAAAATGGTACGGATTGGAACATACCAGTGACATTAAAGGTGTTTATGGCCTTCCGGAAATTTACAGAGATGAAATTAAAAAAGCTGATTTGGTAGGAAATCCTGGATGTTTCCCAACAGGAGCAATATTATCCTCTTACCCTTTAGTAGATAATGATTTGGTTGACAGAATAGTCATTGATTCAAAAACCGGAGTTAGCGGAGCAGGAGTAAATCCTTCAAGTACCACACATTACCCAAATATTGCAGATAATGTCAATCCCTACAAAATTTCTTCACACAGACATGTTTCTGAAATTCAGCAGGAATTACATGGGTTTGAAGATGTTAAAGTTTCATTTACCCCACATTTAGTTCCGGTGATTCGAGGAATCCAAACAACAAGCCACAGTTTCTTAAAAGAAGAGCATTCAGACATTACTCCTGATGAATTAAGAAAATTCTATGAAAAAACATACGGTAAAGAATACTTCATTAAATTAATGGATGAGGGAGAAATTCCCCATTTAAGTTCTGTTAGAGGATCCAATTTTGTTCATATTGGAGGATTTGAAATTGATGATACTGGAAGAGTTGTAATGCTTTCCTGTATCGACAATCTTGTTAGAGGTGCATCAGGTCAGGCTATACAAAATATGAACATAATGCTTGGATTAGATGAAACAGCAGGATTAAAATATTTTGGGCTTAATCCATAA